The following coding sequences are from one Brienomyrus brachyistius isolate T26 chromosome 15, BBRACH_0.4, whole genome shotgun sequence window:
- the LOC125709210 gene encoding E-selectin-like isoform X7 encodes MLMCFYLHFHVCQMLGLRENLRLFGLFIVILVVLDYDLVAKTKVEAWTYHYSTSPSRDWNSARQFCRQHYTDMVAIQNQKEITYLNEILPRNPKYYWIGIRKVGDVWTWIGTNKTVTKESENWAAGEPNNGGSQEDCVEIYIKRPAETAKWNDEKCTKDKGTICYNASCSPHACSSYGECVETIGNYTCSCHPGFQGPRCEEAQRCRMLTAPPHGNLSCSHPHGNFSFNSSCDVRCEEGYFLNGTVSTRCASLGTWTETTGMCQVVRCKVLTPPRHGSMHCNHPLEEFSYSSTCWLGCEEGFILKGANSTQCTSRGVWSSTSAVCEAQRCRMLTAPPHGNLSCSHPHGNFSFNSSCDVRCEEGYFLNGTVSTRCASLGTWTETTGMCQVVRCKVLTPPRHGSMHCNHPLEEFSYSSTCRLGCEEGFILKGANSTQCTSRGVWSSTSAVCEAQRCRMLTAPPHGNLSCSHPHGNFSFNSSCDVRCEEGYFLNGTASTWCASLGMWTETTGMCQVVRCKVLTPPRHGSMHCNHPLEEFSYSSTCWLGCEEGFILKGANSTQCTSRGVWSSTSAVCEAQRCRMLTAPPHGNLSCSHPHGNFSFNSSCDVRCEEGYFLNGTVSTRCASLGTWTETTGMCQVVRCKVLTPPRHGSMHCNHPLKEFSYSSTCWLGCEEGFILKGANSTQCTSQGVWSSTSAVCEAQRCRMLTAPPHGNLSCSHPHGNFSFNSSCDVRCEEGYFLNGTVSTRCASLGTWKETTGMCQVVRCKVLTPPRHGSMHCNHPLEEFSYSSTCWLGCEEGFILKGANSTQCTSRGVWSSTSAVCEARQCRPLEVPSHGHMTCTHPHSHFSFGSRCELGCEEGFLLRGPHLLQCTTSGLWSNVTPSCQAVQCSPQEVSPPLSMNCSHPLGISSFQSQCHFHCGEGFMLNGTEYMSCTSQGLWTNPSPSCRVREMSMGARMLMYMGLGSATSIGLLLMGALLFYTATHLKEKGGTKELVESLWLDQENPAFENS; translated from the exons ATGCTTATGTGTTTCTATCTCCATTTTCACGTTTGTCAGATGCTTGGTTTAAGAGAAAACCTTCGCCTGTTTGGATTGTTCATTGTTATCTTGGTTGTCCTCGACTACG ATCTGGTGGCTAAAACCAAGGTGGAGGCTTGGACCTATCACTACAGCACCAGCCCCAGTAGGGACTGGAATTCAGCCAGGCAGTTCTGCCGACAGCATTACACAGACATGgtggccatccagaaccagAAGGAAATCACATACCTTAACGAGATCCTTCCCCGGAACCCGAAATACTACTGGATCGGCATCCGGAAAGTGGGTGATGTCTGGACGTGGATCGGGACCAATAAGACTGTGACTAAGGAGAGTGAGAACTGGGCAGCTGGAGAGCCCAACAATGGAGGGAGCCAGGAGGACTGTGTGGAAATATACATCAAAAGACCAGCAGAAACTGCCAAGTGGAATGATGAGAAGTGCACTAAGGATAAAGGAACCATTTGTTACAACG CCTCCTGCAGCCCACATGCCTGTAGCAGCTACGGAGAGTGTGTGGAGACCATCGGAAACTATACCTGCTCGTGCCACCCAGGCTTCCAGGGGCCTCGCTGTGAGGAAG CCCAGCGCTGTAGGATGCTAACAGCTCCCCCCCATGGGAACCTGAGCTGCTCCCACCCCCATGGAAATTTCAGCTTCAACTCCAGCTGTGATGTTCGCTGTGAGGAAGGGTACTTCCTGAACGGGACAGTGTCCACACGGTGCGCCTCCCTGGGGACGTGGACAGAGACCACTGGAATGTGTCAGG TGGTGAGGTGTAAAGTCCTGACTCCGCCCCGTCACGGCTCCATGCACTGCAATCATCCCCTGGAGGAGTTCAGCTatagctccacctgctggctggGCTGTGAAGAAGGCTTCATCCTGAAGGGGGCAAACTCAACTCAATGCACCTCGCGGGGGGTGTGGAGCAGCACCTCCGCAGTTTGTGAGG CCCAGCGCTGTAGGATGCTAACAGCTCCCCCCCATGGGAACCTGAGCTGCTCCCACCCCCATGGAAATTTCAGCTTCAACTCCAGCTGTGATGTTCGCTGTGAGGAAGGGTACTTCCTGAACGGGACAGTGTCCACACGGTGCGCCTCCCTGGGGACGTGGACAGAGACCACTGGAATGTGTCAGG TGGTGAGATGTAAAGTCCTGACTCCGCCCCGTCACGGCTCCATGCACTGCAATCATCCCCTGGAGGAGTTCAGCTATAGCTCCACCTGCCGACTGGGCTGTGAAGAAGGCTTCATCCTGAAGGGGGCAAACTCAACTCAATGCACCTCGCGGGGGGTGTGGAGCAGCACCTCCGCAGTTTGTGAGG CCCAGCGCTGTAGGATGCTAACAGCTCCCCCCCATGGGAACCTGAGCTGCTCCCACCCCCATGGAAATTTCAGCTTCAACTCCAGCTGTGATGTTCGCTGTGAGGAAGGGTACTTCCTGAACGGGACAGCGTCCACATGGTGCGCCTCCCTGGGGATGTGGACAGAGACCACTGGAATGTGTCAGG TGGTGAGGTGTAAAGTCCTGACTCCGCCCCGTCACGGCTCCATGCACTGCAATCATCCCCTGGAGGAGTTCAGCTatagctccacctgctggctggGCTGTGAAGAAGGCTTCATCCTGAAGGGGGCAAACTCAACTCAATGCACCTCGCGGGGGGTGTGGAGCAGCACCTCCGCAGTTTGTGAGG CCCAGCGCTGTAGGATGCTAACAGCTCCCCCCCATGGGAACCTGAGCTGCTCCCACCCCCATGGAAATTTCAGCTTCAACTCCAGCTGTGATGTTCGCTGTGAGGAAGGGTACTTCCTGAACGGGACAGTGTCCACACGGTGCGCCTCCCTGGGGACGTGGACAGAGACCACTGGAATGTGTCAGG TGGTGAGATGTAAAGTCCTGACTCCGCCCCGTCACGGCTCCATGCACTGCAATCATCCCCTGAAGGAGTTCAGCTatagctccacctgctggctggGCTGTGAAGAAGGCTTCATCCTGAAGGGGGCAAACTCAACTCAATGCACCTCGCAGGGGGTGTGGAGCAGCACCTCCGCAGTTTGTGAGG CCCAGCGCTGTAGGATGCTAACAGCTCCCCCCCATGGGAACCTGAGCTGCTCCCACCCCCATGGAAATTTCAGCTTCAACTCCAGCTGTGATGTTCGCTGTGAGGAAGGGTACTTCCTGAACGGGACAGTGTCCACACGGTGCGCCTCCCTGGGGACGTGGAAAGAGACCACTGGAATGTGTCAGG TGGTGAGGTGTAAAGTCCTGACTCCGCCCCGTCACGGCTCCATGCACTGCAATCATCCCCTGGAGGAGTTCAGCTatagctccacctgctggctggGCTGTGAAGAAGGTTTCATCCTGAAGGGGGCAAACTCAACTCAATGCACCTCGCGGGGGGTGTGGAGCAGCACCTCCGCAGTTTGTGAGG CTCGACAGTGTCGCCCCCTGGAGGTTCCATCCCATGGTCACATGACGTGCACCCACCCTCATTCCCACTTCAGCTTTGGCTCCAGGTGCGAGCTGGGCTGTGAGGAGGGCTTCCTGCTCAGAGGACCTCACCTTCTGCAGTGCACCACATCTGGGCTTTGGAGTAACGTGACGCCCTCCTGTCAAG CTGTGCAGTGTAGCCCTCAAGAAGTGTCACCACCGCTCTCCATGAACTGCTCTCATCCACTGGGCATCTCCAGCTTCCAGTCTCAGTGTCACTTCCACTGTGGGGAAGGCTTCATGCTGAATGGGACTGAGTACATGTCCTGCACCTCCCAGGGCCTCTGGACGAATCCTTCACCTTCATGCAGAG TCAGAGAGATGTCGATGGGGGCTCGCATGCTAATGTATATGGGGCTGGGGTCTGCCACATCGATTGGCCTGCTTCTCATGGGTGCTCTGCTATTCTACACAGCTACACACCTTAAAGAAAAAG GTGGCACAAAAGAATT GGTTGAATCTCTTTGGTTAGATCAAGAAAACCCTGCTTTCGAGAACTCTTAG
- the LOC125709210 gene encoding P-selectin-like isoform X1, with translation MLMCFYLHFHVCQMLGLRENLRLFGLFIVILVVLDYDLVAKTKVEAWTYHYSTSPSRDWNSARQFCRQHYTDMVAIQNQKEITYLNEILPRNPKYYWIGIRKVGDVWTWIGTNKTVTKESENWAAGEPNNGGSQEDCVEIYIKRPAETAKWNDEKCTKDKGTICYNASCSPHACSSYGECVETIGNYTCSCHPGFQGPRCEEAQRCRMLTAPPHGNLSCSHPHGNFSFNSSCDVRCEEGYFLNGTVSTRCASLGTWTETTGMCQVVRCKVLTPPRHGSMHCNHPLEEFSYSSTCWLGCEEGFILKGANSTQCTSRGVWSSTSAVCEAQRCRMLTAPPHGNLSCSHPHGNFSFNSSCDVRCEEGYFLNGTVSTRCASLGTWTETTGMCQVVRCKVLTPPRHGSMHCNHPLEEFSYSSTCRLGCEEGFILKGANSTQCTSRGVWSSTSAVCEAQRCRMLTAPPHGNLSCSHPHGNFSFNSSCDVRCEEGYFLNGTASTWCASLGMWTETTGMCQVVRCKVLTPPRHGSMHCNHPLEEFSYSSTCWLGCEEGFILKGANSTQCTSRGVWSSTSAVCEAQRCRMLTAPPHGNLSCSHPHGNFSFNSSCDVRCEEGYFLNGTVSTRCASLGTWTETTGMCQVVRCKVLTPPRHGSMHCNHPLKEFSYSSTCWLGCEEGFILKGANSTQCTSQGVWSSTSAVCEAQRCRMLTAPPHGNLSCSHPHGNFSFNSSCDVRCEEGYFLNGTVSTRCASLGTWKETTGMCQVVRCKVLTPPRHGSMHCNHPLEEFSYSSTCWLGCEEGFILKGANSTQCTSRGVWSSTSAVCEAQRCRMLTVPPHGNLSCSHPHGNFSFNSSCDVRCEEGYFLNGTASTWCASLGTWTETTGMCQVVRCKVLTPPRHGSMHCNHPLEEFSYSSTCWLGCEEGFILKGANSTQCTSRGVWSSTSAVCEARQCRPLEVPSHGHMTCTHPHSHFSFGSRCELGCEEGFLLRGPHLLQCTTSGLWSNVTPSCQAVQCSPQEVSPPLSMNCSHPLGISSFQSQCHFHCGEGFMLNGTEYMSCTSQGLWTNPSPSCRVREMSMGARMLMYMGLGSATSIGLLLMGALLFYTATHLKEKGGTKELVESLWLDQENPAFENS, from the exons ATGCTTATGTGTTTCTATCTCCATTTTCACGTTTGTCAGATGCTTGGTTTAAGAGAAAACCTTCGCCTGTTTGGATTGTTCATTGTTATCTTGGTTGTCCTCGACTACG ATCTGGTGGCTAAAACCAAGGTGGAGGCTTGGACCTATCACTACAGCACCAGCCCCAGTAGGGACTGGAATTCAGCCAGGCAGTTCTGCCGACAGCATTACACAGACATGgtggccatccagaaccagAAGGAAATCACATACCTTAACGAGATCCTTCCCCGGAACCCGAAATACTACTGGATCGGCATCCGGAAAGTGGGTGATGTCTGGACGTGGATCGGGACCAATAAGACTGTGACTAAGGAGAGTGAGAACTGGGCAGCTGGAGAGCCCAACAATGGAGGGAGCCAGGAGGACTGTGTGGAAATATACATCAAAAGACCAGCAGAAACTGCCAAGTGGAATGATGAGAAGTGCACTAAGGATAAAGGAACCATTTGTTACAACG CCTCCTGCAGCCCACATGCCTGTAGCAGCTACGGAGAGTGTGTGGAGACCATCGGAAACTATACCTGCTCGTGCCACCCAGGCTTCCAGGGGCCTCGCTGTGAGGAAG CCCAGCGCTGTAGGATGCTAACAGCTCCCCCCCATGGGAACCTGAGCTGCTCCCACCCCCATGGAAATTTCAGCTTCAACTCCAGCTGTGATGTTCGCTGTGAGGAAGGGTACTTCCTGAACGGGACAGTGTCCACACGGTGCGCCTCCCTGGGGACGTGGACAGAGACCACTGGAATGTGTCAGG TGGTGAGGTGTAAAGTCCTGACTCCGCCCCGTCACGGCTCCATGCACTGCAATCATCCCCTGGAGGAGTTCAGCTatagctccacctgctggctggGCTGTGAAGAAGGCTTCATCCTGAAGGGGGCAAACTCAACTCAATGCACCTCGCGGGGGGTGTGGAGCAGCACCTCCGCAGTTTGTGAGG CCCAGCGCTGTAGGATGCTAACAGCTCCCCCCCATGGGAACCTGAGCTGCTCCCACCCCCATGGAAATTTCAGCTTCAACTCCAGCTGTGATGTTCGCTGTGAGGAAGGGTACTTCCTGAACGGGACAGTGTCCACACGGTGCGCCTCCCTGGGGACGTGGACAGAGACCACTGGAATGTGTCAGG TGGTGAGATGTAAAGTCCTGACTCCGCCCCGTCACGGCTCCATGCACTGCAATCATCCCCTGGAGGAGTTCAGCTATAGCTCCACCTGCCGACTGGGCTGTGAAGAAGGCTTCATCCTGAAGGGGGCAAACTCAACTCAATGCACCTCGCGGGGGGTGTGGAGCAGCACCTCCGCAGTTTGTGAGG CCCAGCGCTGTAGGATGCTAACAGCTCCCCCCCATGGGAACCTGAGCTGCTCCCACCCCCATGGAAATTTCAGCTTCAACTCCAGCTGTGATGTTCGCTGTGAGGAAGGGTACTTCCTGAACGGGACAGCGTCCACATGGTGCGCCTCCCTGGGGATGTGGACAGAGACCACTGGAATGTGTCAGG TGGTGAGGTGTAAAGTCCTGACTCCGCCCCGTCACGGCTCCATGCACTGCAATCATCCCCTGGAGGAGTTCAGCTatagctccacctgctggctggGCTGTGAAGAAGGCTTCATCCTGAAGGGGGCAAACTCAACTCAATGCACCTCGCGGGGGGTGTGGAGCAGCACCTCCGCAGTTTGTGAGG CCCAGCGCTGTAGGATGCTAACAGCTCCCCCCCATGGGAACCTGAGCTGCTCCCACCCCCATGGAAATTTCAGCTTCAACTCCAGCTGTGATGTTCGCTGTGAGGAAGGGTACTTCCTGAACGGGACAGTGTCCACACGGTGCGCCTCCCTGGGGACGTGGACAGAGACCACTGGAATGTGTCAGG TGGTGAGATGTAAAGTCCTGACTCCGCCCCGTCACGGCTCCATGCACTGCAATCATCCCCTGAAGGAGTTCAGCTatagctccacctgctggctggGCTGTGAAGAAGGCTTCATCCTGAAGGGGGCAAACTCAACTCAATGCACCTCGCAGGGGGTGTGGAGCAGCACCTCCGCAGTTTGTGAGG CCCAGCGCTGTAGGATGCTAACAGCTCCCCCCCATGGGAACCTGAGCTGCTCCCACCCCCATGGAAATTTCAGCTTCAACTCCAGCTGTGATGTTCGCTGTGAGGAAGGGTACTTCCTGAACGGGACAGTGTCCACACGGTGCGCCTCCCTGGGGACGTGGAAAGAGACCACTGGAATGTGTCAGG TGGTGAGGTGTAAAGTCCTGACTCCGCCCCGTCACGGCTCCATGCACTGCAATCATCCCCTGGAGGAGTTCAGCTatagctccacctgctggctggGCTGTGAAGAAGGCTTCATCCTGAAGGGGGCAAACTCAACTCAATGCACCTCGCGGGGGGTGTGGAGCAGCACCTCCGCAGTTTGTGAGG CCCAGCGCTGTAGGATGCTAACAGTTCCCCCCCATGGGAACCTGAGCTGCTCCCACCCCCATGGAAATTTCAGCTTCAACTCCAGCTGTGATGTTCGCTGTGAGGAAGGGTACTTCCTGAACGGGACAGCGTCCACATGGTGCGCCTCCCTGGGGACGTGGACAGAGACCACAGGAATGTGTCAGG TGGTGAGGTGTAAAGTCCTGACTCCGCCCCGTCACGGCTCCATGCACTGCAATCATCCCCTGGAGGAGTTCAGCTatagctccacctgctggctggGCTGTGAAGAAGGTTTCATCCTGAAGGGGGCAAACTCAACTCAATGCACCTCGCGGGGGGTGTGGAGCAGCACCTCCGCAGTTTGTGAGG CTCGACAGTGTCGCCCCCTGGAGGTTCCATCCCATGGTCACATGACGTGCACCCACCCTCATTCCCACTTCAGCTTTGGCTCCAGGTGCGAGCTGGGCTGTGAGGAGGGCTTCCTGCTCAGAGGACCTCACCTTCTGCAGTGCACCACATCTGGGCTTTGGAGTAACGTGACGCCCTCCTGTCAAG CTGTGCAGTGTAGCCCTCAAGAAGTGTCACCACCGCTCTCCATGAACTGCTCTCATCCACTGGGCATCTCCAGCTTCCAGTCTCAGTGTCACTTCCACTGTGGGGAAGGCTTCATGCTGAATGGGACTGAGTACATGTCCTGCACCTCCCAGGGCCTCTGGACGAATCCTTCACCTTCATGCAGAG TCAGAGAGATGTCGATGGGGGCTCGCATGCTAATGTATATGGGGCTGGGGTCTGCCACATCGATTGGCCTGCTTCTCATGGGTGCTCTGCTATTCTACACAGCTACACACCTTAAAGAAAAAG GTGGCACAAAAGAATT GGTTGAATCTCTTTGGTTAGATCAAGAAAACCCTGCTTTCGAGAACTCTTAG
- the LOC125709210 gene encoding E-selectin-like isoform X5 yields MLGLRENLRLFGLFIVILVALDYDLVAKTKVEAWTYHYSTSPSRDWNSARQFCRQHYTDMVAIQNQKEITYLNEILPRNPKYYWIGIRKVGDVWTWIGTNKTVTKESENWAAGEPNNGGSQEDCVEIYIKRPAETAKWNDEKCTKDKGTICYNASCSPHACSSYGECVETIGNYTCSCHPGFQGPRCEEAQRCRMLTAPPHGNLSCSHPHGNFSFNSSCDVRCEEGYFLNGTVSTRCASLGTWTETTGMCQVVRCKVLTPPRHGSMHCNHPLEEFSYSSTCWLGCEEGFILKGANSTQCTSRGVWSSTSAVCEAQRCRMLTAPPHGNLSCSHPHGNFSFNSSCDVRCEEGYFLNGTVSTRCASLGTWTETTGMCQVVRCKVLTPPRHGSMHCNHPLEEFSYSSTCRLGCEEGFILKGANSTQCTSRGVWSSTSAVCEAQRCRMLTAPPHGNLSCSHPHGNFSFNSSCDVRCEEGYFLNGTASTWCASLGMWTETTGMCQVVRCKVLTPPRHGSMHCNHPLEEFSYSSTCWLGCEEGFILKGANSTQCTSRGVWSSTSAVCEAQRCRMLTAPPHGNLSCSHPHGNFSFNSSCDVRCEEGYFLNGTVSTRCASLGTWTETTGMCQVVRCKVLTPPRHGSMHCNHPLKEFSYSSTCWLGCEEGFILKGANSTQCTSQGVWSSTSAVCEAQRCRMLTAPPHGNLSCSHPHGNFSFNSSCDVRCEEGYFLNGTVSTRCASLGTWKETTGMCQVVRCKVLTPPRHGSMHCNHPLEEFSYSSTCWLGCEEGFILKGANSTQCTSRGVWSSTSAVCEAQRCRMLTVPPHGNLSCSHPHGNFSFNSSCDVRCEEGYFLNGTASTWCASLGTWTETTGMCQVVRCKVLTPPRHGSMHCNHPLEEFSYSSTCWLGCEEGFILKGANSTQCTSRGVWSSTSAVCEARQCRPLEVPSHGHMTCTHPHSHFSFGSRCELGCEEGFLLRGPHLLQCTTSGLWSNVTPSCQAVQCSPQEVSPPLSMNCSHPLGISSFQSQCHFHCGEGFMLNGTEYMSCTSQGLWTNPSPSCRVREMSMGARMLMYMGLGSATSIGLLLMGALLFYTATHLKEKGGTKELVESLWLDQENPAFENS; encoded by the exons ATGCTTGGTTTAAGAGAAAACCTTCGCCTGTTTGGATTGTTCATTGTTATCTTGGTTGCCCTCGACTACG ATCTGGTGGCTAAAACCAAGGTGGAGGCTTGGACCTATCACTACAGCACCAGCCCCAGTAGGGACTGGAATTCAGCCAGGCAGTTCTGCCGACAGCATTACACAGACATGgtggccatccagaaccagAAGGAAATCACATACCTTAACGAGATCCTTCCCCGGAACCCGAAATACTACTGGATCGGCATCCGGAAAGTGGGTGATGTCTGGACGTGGATCGGGACCAATAAGACTGTGACTAAGGAGAGTGAGAACTGGGCAGCTGGAGAGCCCAACAATGGAGGGAGCCAGGAGGACTGTGTGGAAATATACATCAAAAGACCAGCAGAAACTGCCAAGTGGAATGATGAGAAGTGCACTAAGGATAAAGGAACCATTTGTTACAACG CCTCCTGCAGCCCACATGCCTGTAGCAGCTACGGAGAGTGTGTGGAGACCATCGGAAACTATACCTGCTCGTGCCACCCAGGCTTCCAGGGGCCTCGCTGTGAGGAAG CCCAGCGCTGTAGGATGCTAACAGCTCCCCCCCATGGGAACCTGAGCTGCTCCCACCCCCATGGAAATTTCAGCTTCAACTCCAGCTGTGATGTTCGCTGTGAGGAAGGGTACTTCCTGAACGGGACAGTGTCCACACGGTGCGCCTCCCTGGGGACGTGGACAGAGACCACTGGAATGTGTCAGG TGGTGAGGTGTAAAGTCCTGACTCCGCCCCGTCACGGCTCCATGCACTGCAATCATCCCCTGGAGGAGTTCAGCTatagctccacctgctggctggGCTGTGAAGAAGGCTTCATCCTGAAGGGGGCAAACTCAACTCAATGCACCTCGCGGGGGGTGTGGAGCAGCACCTCCGCAGTTTGTGAGG CCCAGCGCTGTAGGATGCTAACAGCTCCCCCCCATGGGAACCTGAGCTGCTCCCACCCCCATGGAAATTTCAGCTTCAACTCCAGCTGTGATGTTCGCTGTGAGGAAGGGTACTTCCTGAACGGGACAGTGTCCACACGGTGCGCCTCCCTGGGGACGTGGACAGAGACCACTGGAATGTGTCAGG TGGTGAGATGTAAAGTCCTGACTCCGCCCCGTCACGGCTCCATGCACTGCAATCATCCCCTGGAGGAGTTCAGCTATAGCTCCACCTGCCGACTGGGCTGTGAAGAAGGCTTCATCCTGAAGGGGGCAAACTCAACTCAATGCACCTCGCGGGGGGTGTGGAGCAGCACCTCCGCAGTTTGTGAGG CCCAGCGCTGTAGGATGCTAACAGCTCCCCCCCATGGGAACCTGAGCTGCTCCCACCCCCATGGAAATTTCAGCTTCAACTCCAGCTGTGATGTTCGCTGTGAGGAAGGGTACTTCCTGAACGGGACAGCGTCCACATGGTGCGCCTCCCTGGGGATGTGGACAGAGACCACTGGAATGTGTCAGG TGGTGAGGTGTAAAGTCCTGACTCCGCCCCGTCACGGCTCCATGCACTGCAATCATCCCCTGGAGGAGTTCAGCTatagctccacctgctggctggGCTGTGAAGAAGGCTTCATCCTGAAGGGGGCAAACTCAACTCAATGCACCTCGCGGGGGGTGTGGAGCAGCACCTCCGCAGTTTGTGAGG CCCAGCGCTGTAGGATGCTAACAGCTCCCCCCCATGGGAACCTGAGCTGCTCCCACCCCCATGGAAATTTCAGCTTCAACTCCAGCTGTGATGTTCGCTGTGAGGAAGGGTACTTCCTGAACGGGACAGTGTCCACACGGTGCGCCTCCCTGGGGACGTGGACAGAGACCACTGGAATGTGTCAGG TGGTGAGATGTAAAGTCCTGACTCCGCCCCGTCACGGCTCCATGCACTGCAATCATCCCCTGAAGGAGTTCAGCTatagctccacctgctggctggGCTGTGAAGAAGGCTTCATCCTGAAGGGGGCAAACTCAACTCAATGCACCTCGCAGGGGGTGTGGAGCAGCACCTCCGCAGTTTGTGAGG CCCAGCGCTGTAGGATGCTAACAGCTCCCCCCCATGGGAACCTGAGCTGCTCCCACCCCCATGGAAATTTCAGCTTCAACTCCAGCTGTGATGTTCGCTGTGAGGAAGGGTACTTCCTGAACGGGACAGTGTCCACACGGTGCGCCTCCCTGGGGACGTGGAAAGAGACCACTGGAATGTGTCAGG TGGTGAGGTGTAAAGTCCTGACTCCGCCCCGTCACGGCTCCATGCACTGCAATCATCCCCTGGAGGAGTTCAGCTatagctccacctgctggctggGCTGTGAAGAAGGCTTCATCCTGAAGGGGGCAAACTCAACTCAATGCACCTCGCGGGGGGTGTGGAGCAGCACCTCCGCAGTTTGTGAGG CCCAGCGCTGTAGGATGCTAACAGTTCCCCCCCATGGGAACCTGAGCTGCTCCCACCCCCATGGAAATTTCAGCTTCAACTCCAGCTGTGATGTTCGCTGTGAGGAAGGGTACTTCCTGAACGGGACAGCGTCCACATGGTGCGCCTCCCTGGGGACGTGGACAGAGACCACAGGAATGTGTCAGG TGGTGAGGTGTAAAGTCCTGACTCCGCCCCGTCACGGCTCCATGCACTGCAATCATCCCCTGGAGGAGTTCAGCTatagctccacctgctggctggGCTGTGAAGAAGGTTTCATCCTGAAGGGGGCAAACTCAACTCAATGCACCTCGCGGGGGGTGTGGAGCAGCACCTCCGCAGTTTGTGAGG CTCGACAGTGTCGCCCCCTGGAGGTTCCATCCCATGGTCACATGACGTGCACCCACCCTCATTCCCACTTCAGCTTTGGCTCCAGGTGCGAGCTGGGCTGTGAGGAGGGCTTCCTGCTCAGAGGACCTCACCTTCTGCAGTGCACCACATCTGGGCTTTGGAGTAACGTGACGCCCTCCTGTCAAG CTGTGCAGTGTAGCCCTCAAGAAGTGTCACCACCGCTCTCCATGAACTGCTCTCATCCACTGGGCATCTCCAGCTTCCAGTCTCAGTGTCACTTCCACTGTGGGGAAGGCTTCATGCTGAATGGGACTGAGTACATGTCCTGCACCTCCCAGGGCCTCTGGACGAATCCTTCACCTTCATGCAGAG TCAGAGAGATGTCGATGGGGGCTCGCATGCTAATGTATATGGGGCTGGGGTCTGCCACATCGATTGGCCTGCTTCTCATGGGTGCTCTGCTATTCTACACAGCTACACACCTTAAAGAAAAAG GTGGCACAAAAGAATT GGTTGAATCTCTTTGGTTAGATCAAGAAAACCCTGCTTTCGAGAACTCTTAG